AACAGCTTTGCAGATACAAGAACAATGCAATAATGCTACAGCAGAGGTGACCGAAAAGCATAAAACATTGTAGATTACAGTTCAACTAAGTAATTAACATGAAATACAAGTTATAATCACTTTACTAGGATATTTACAACACAGAAcactataaaatatgaaaatccaaTGGAACTGTCCCGTAGACCTAACTGGAGATTAACAAAATATGGATATAGGTTGTGTATGAAAAGTGATAACTACCATTTCAAATGAAGGGCCAGATCCAACAAAGCCTCAACTTGCTGTATGGTTCGTTGCTTCTCTTGTTGCTTCAACCTAATTGCAACAGATTCGGGATCAAGCCCTTGAGAATTCTGCACTTCACTTTGCTCCAGCTTTACCTCTTTCAGCAATGCATCAACCTCTCTGATAAAATCTACCCTCAACAGAGGATCGTCTCCTtccggtggtggtggtggtagtgGCCCATGATGCTGATTTACAAATTTAGGGACTCATTACAATTTGTTACTTGTAAAAACTCAAGCATctcaatttaaaacattaaaaacaacTCTTGTATTACAATAACAATGTCTGAGGACCCATCTTTATTGTTTCTTCTCTTGTTCAGAATTTTAAAACTACCAGAAGGATTGTCttaatgtgtgtgtgtgtgtgtgtgtgtatatatatatttaatgttaggTATAGAATATTGCATGCAGTTAAGCAATCatgtaggtttttttttttttttggcaatttgTTGATTGAGTGCAGGTTACTAAGCGTGTAAGCAGACATCAACTGGAGCAGTTAAACAGATCTTGCAATTTGCAGCATACCTTATCAATGTCAAATCCTTCTGGCACAAGAATGGTAAATGGATCCTCTCGTGGAAAAGTATCAACCATGAGTTTTCTGCATTTCTTCCGCCACCCTTCATCATCAAATCCATCATGCATATTCAGAAGATCATTAAGCAGTCTCATGGCAGGAGTAGCTTCCCGTTTCAAAATCTCAGTCTGAAAAGTTAACTGAAACTTAAATAATCTGGCTttctcaaataataataaacaaaaaggaACTGAGAAatcaaaagaaagaaaccaGAGGAGTAAAAGGCAAAATCTCATATCATGCAGTATGTGTAAGCTGGAATAACAACAAAAcagtaaccaaaaaaaattgcataactTGTTGAAATGAATGAAGATTAACAACTGTAttcttttcttcatcttctgatTTCTATTTAAAGATAAACAAAAGACATGCCAcctgaaaattttcaatccaATCCTATAAAGCGCTGAAGGCAGCAACTCACATAACAAAGTGCATACACACCATGCACACAAATAACATGCAAGAACACAAAATGATATGCCAAAAGTGCTCAAGATTTGTATAAGATCGTCCCAAGTGTTCATGCAGGATAATGGATTCAGCATTCAGTACTGGACCTAGAGAGTAAAACATAATCGGGCAATATAGCACATGTCAGAAATGGTCatacaatttcaaaaaattttaattatctatgaAACTCTTTGATCCCCATCACTGAAAGTAACAACATTGTGACTGGAACTAAAAATATCAACTGTAGTGCATACCTCAACCCTTCTGTATAGCAGATCAAGACTTCTTATAGCATCCTTTTCTTCCTggaaaaaatacaataattgaaaaaaaataacagtGGTATCTTTGTTATATTACCTCTAAGTAGATTTGGAAGTCAGTTTTAGAGACCATATTGACATCATAGTATAGAATCATGTAATATGAATCAATACTAAATGAATATCACATTATTAACATTCCCTTGAATGGAAAGATGGATAGAAAAAATGAAGTAATGAACCAATAAATGGTAATGATACTAACACTAACTTACATCACGTCGAGCGAGATCAAGGCGATTCCATATGACCAGCAGAACAAGTTCAGTAAGTTCTCCTTTTTCACAAGCTTCTTCAATTTTCTGCAGAACAATAACTTGCATAGAATCAATTGTTTGACATGAATGTTTTTACTTTACATAATCTGTTACTGGAAGATTCATGAAGGACGCATAGGGATGGAGGACAATGAAACAGAGTGTATTTGGCAAAAAGATATGGTAGGTATTTGCGCACTGATAAGGCAGACAAGGGGAGAATAAGTAAATTcacatgaaatattttttttcaaaaaactttCCAGCAATTCTATTAAGAAAGGATCAAACTTCAAAATCCAAAAGATTTGTAACTAGAACTTGTCATGCAAAAGCAAATTAACAAAGCTATCCAGCTAAGACCAAAGAACATTCTTCTGATTTCAAACTAATAGAGTAAAAGCTATTTCTCATAACAGTTTAGGCCAAAAGGTTTATACACCTTTTATGCTATATGATTACAAGGTAAAGTTCCCACACAAGAAAagtatttttcttcatttggaTATACGGACTCATGaagaaaattcatatatatcataaaGCTACGCTTGTCACTTAGGacctataatttaaattgaccTTCTGAATGTAAATATCTATGATTCAAGTATATTGGATTGTTTACCTCTTCCACCTCCTCTTCAGCTCTGATAAAGCTAGAGaccaattttcttgcttttctgaCATCTTCTTCTGGATATCCCTTCAACCGCAGGCCAATTTCACGATATTCCTGAAtctttctttcctcttcttcatcttcttcttgccGTCTTCGTTGCAACTCCTTTGTCTTTTCTCGTTGTCGAGCTTGCCATTCCTAAAACAAGAGAAGGTAAAAGTAAGCTTCTGAtcagaaattataatttactaaCTTATCGGGTACTAAAAATTAAGTCCAGCTATTTTAGCCAGCTCAAAATACCCTGAATCAACTATCTAATTCTAAAAAAGTTCATGGTTGGTTAGTGGAACAGAaagcacaaaagaaaaaaatttgctGTAAAAGGGAATAGAGAACCATCTTAGTTACCCTCTCGCCTGCATCGTCATGCTGCCaaaccataataataataataaatacaagaGAAACAGAGACAAGGGAGACGCATACATCATCGTAATACTCCTTAGGCATGCCTTCTAAAACCGTTTCTTCCTTGTTTGCGCTTCTCCGCAGAACTGCCCAATGAATAGACCCCACAAACTTACACatcattttttccattaaaaaataaaaagaagaagacaaagGCACTTCGGGAGTGGAACATAAATGGGCTTTGAAGAAACTAACCAATTGCGGGTGAGCGTTTGGTCCTGAAATGAGAGATACGTACGTTCGTGGGGAAGGAAGACGAAGATAATAAAAGAGGGGCGCATGTTAGAGGGAAAATTTTCACTTCCATTTCTATCACCTTCCAAATTACAGTAGCACAGACAAAGGCGGCAAGGTCGGAGAGTAAGATACTTCCACGATATTTTGCTTATGGTTTTGGGTTCAACACTTGAATTAAATGAGCCTTGGCTTGGGGGTTTTtctttatacacacacacttcTGTTTTTCCATCAAAACCTTCTTGTTTTTCTAGCATCTGATTGACCTTCCAGGAAGGGGatattatcaattataaatagtcaaaattccaaataataatgcaattaattcTTTGTCAATTTACCGATGACCTATAATTTTCTAAGATATACTGCTCTAATTTTACATACACTAAACGTACTAATTAAAACTAACtgtttacaaatatataaatatatcaaacaatACATAGAAAGTTAATCAGCATCTTAAGCTATTATATGATCATTGAATTCAAATCCCACGCCCCACAATGAGTTCAGCAGCTGCACCCATTGCACCAACACCACCAATTCCCAGCAGGGCTAAAGCTAATTCTTCCTCCTTCCATTGCCTCAGGCCATGACTCAGCCTTTTCAGTACATCCACATTCACCTCTTGCATCCATGTTGGAGTACATCCTATCATCAAGTTCACAAAACCTGACACATACGCCCGCCAAGTTGCACCATCACAACCAAGCGATATCTTCCCATCCAGGGCACTTGCAAGAAATCCTAGGTGAGCCCTGATAACCATCGATCGACGCTTTGAATGTTGTGATTCTGCTTCCACACCCCAAGCAAACGACCCACTAAACACTGCAAAGTACGCTAGTGCATAACCCCCCAGCATGGCAACCATGCCTCCGCATTCTCCACCTTGCTGCTCCAGTCCATGAACAGATATAAACCATGAAGGTAAAGTTTCTGTAATCAAAGATTGCACCAAACTTGATCCACCTGACATCCAAACTAATGAAGCCCCTAGTGAAGCAGCAATCTTGACACGCATCATTGCTGCAGAAAGAGAAACTTGTCCATATCTCAAACCATTCTTGGTCTTCTTCAATTTTTCCCTAGGTAACCCACCACTAGCAATATCTCTTACAGAAAGCATCAAAAGAGAGACAATTTCGTCTTTCATAAACAGTACATCTCTGATAGACTGGTGTACTCGTAAGTAAAAAATACCAGGGGCAACTGGGGAGATCCCACCAGAATAGTGGGAGCCAAATCCATGGCCAAGCAGAGCACCAACACCACCATTGCTGCAAACATTAGAAGAGTTCAATCCAAGAGTAGATGTGAAGCAGCTCCTAAGGAGCTGAACCACAGCATCACTACTATGGTGGAAGACTGTTCGAGAAGCAGAGAACACAAGGAAGTCACTCCAACGCTTTGCTTTCTGAGCCCATAAGGAGGCTATGATGGGCATACATGGCCAGGGGCAACTAATGGCAAGAGAACTTAAGGCAGGGGCAACAAGTACAAGAAAACGTTCAGATGCTTTGTATGTTATAGTGAGGCTAACCAGTGCAGCCAAAGGCAAGGGAAGTGTAGCTGGAGAACTGCCCCCTGCAAGTGAAAAAGGTTTTTGGGGCATAACGTTAAACATTTTTCAGCACTAAAAAACATCAAAATACAATGCAAATATTTCGTACTATATCATTCATCCAACCTTCCCTAGAGAATGGATTCTTACTGCTTCATTACCAGGAGGATCTTACCATGTTTGGAGAAAGGATATTTCTgtttctaataatataaatgtctTTGACTAAATTATCAAGTTAGATCAGCCAATATTTTGGAAACATTTTGCCCGCAAAATCATGCAGATCTAGCTAAAAGAAATTCACTTGTTTAAAATAGTCCAGCTGATGATGCCCAAAGAGTTAAATGGGAAAGATTGATTAACCTTGGTTGCAGAAGCAGTAAAGAAGTAAACATAAAAACTTCAAGTCTGCTATATACAGGGAAtccataaaacaaataaaataaccaaaGGAGCTTCAAAATATTAAGTAATACCTGAAGCAAGACTTGGGACATCAACACCAGTGGCAGCTAGGATTTTCTTGATCTGTTGCTCAACACTGCTTAAATTTGCAGCAGGACTCGGCCAGTCAGTTCCATTCATGAAAGCAGGCTTCCATATACCTCGTGTTACTTCTGCTGAAAAGTAGCTAACTATGGTTGCCAGAGTAGCTGGAAGAAAATCAGCAAGTTCTTTGAGCCCTGAGATAAGAAACAAAGATATTAGGGTAGTACATATTTCAACGAGAGATTAGAATTGATTGTCAGTGATTTCCCGTAAACTCCATATCACATAGGCAAGCATATATGTTTATCcatatttttgagaaaaagaaaggcatGATTAATTTAGCAGAAGAAAAGGATAGTTTATATGCACTTCAAAGGCATCCCACAGATGATCTTATAGGTTAGGTCAATGATAATTCATATAACAACTCATCCTGTTCTATGGTAAGAAATCAAAAACAATTGACCATATCAATCTTATCTATATGAAGCAAACAATACATATGCTTATGACCAAGTTGTCTTTTGTTCAAGTCCTcccattttaataataaaattataggaaGTTGTGCTTATGCTTATTAAGGTTGACGTTGCTGTTGTAATTAGTCCATATTCCCTGCAAACGCCTAAACATTATTTTGGTGTTATTATCTATCAACTCAAGTGTCAGGGTCAACTGCTATAGCAGCATTTAGATTAAACCCCAACTTTAACCTAACAAATCAGATAACCTGCTATGTTTCTCACTTATCTCTTAGCATAATAACATGTTTGATGCCTCATCACATTGAAACAAACTAAACATATGCCTGCACTCATTAAGGTCAACAAGAAACACATCTCATCCCTTTAAAGCAAATTAAGTAAACCTGTTGCTAGTTCACGAGGTGAGAGTCTTCCATGGGCACAGGCAGTCAGAGCAGCATCAAGAACAAAAGGAGTTGCTTCCAGGATATCCCATGCAGGTAATCTGAGCCTAACTAACACTTCCTCCACTCCAGACCCAGATGAATTAGTACCAGCAGAAGTTGTAGGAGTTAAAGGAGTCCCACTTCTATTAATCTTTCTAAGCATCATATTGAGAAGTGCATCAACAAGCTGATGAACAGGTGTCCCATGTTCAAGACCAGAGAGGGTGGAAGCAATACATTCTTGATGCTGTTGGTACCAGAACTTTAATTTGGGAAAAGAATCCAAAAAAATGGGACCTaaagacatagtaaggattttTGAAAATCTCTTGGCTTTAAATTGATCCTTGGGAGACTTTCCGAAAGATGCTAACATAGAGTTCCGAACTAATAATAGATATTCTGGACTTAGTTGGGACCTCACAGATGCTCCCATGTCTCCTATTGCCTGTTCAACAGAAGGATGATCAAACCTCCATAACCGCAATAGAAGGGTAAATGCATTGGAGAAAACCACATGAGAGGATAACTCTTCCCCTGTAGGAAGAGTCCATGAGACACTGGGAACGGTTGATCCAAAAACCTCACAAATAGGCATCAGAGCACCTGCAAGTAGTGGAACCTGGCAATAAATGTTAAACAACATCAGTTCATACCCAATATGAGGACTATGAAGAccataggttttttttttttttttgcttcacATGGACTTCCTTGACATTACTCTTAGTAATTATAGGGTGAAAATGAGCATATGAAAGAAAACATGTTTGTTTACTTGGATTGTAGCAATGGGCTTCACCAACGTAAAAGGAAcagttttttcaattcttttcgCTTGTTTTTCTTCTAGGATTCATTCTGGACCAAATAGAAAGAACACCTCCACATTTCATTTATTAGTCTTACATGGAGGGGAGAGCCTTTCTAAAATCGACCCTTCAAGAATTTGCTTCACCACTATTTCAGCTATAAAcgcatatatcaaatataaagaCACCTTCATAAACATTAATGAGCAGAAAATGAAGTCCTTAAAATACAACTTACCAGGCCATGTAGGGCCAAAATTTGCACGCAATCTACAGATGATATTCCGACAAGAAGAACATATAAAAATGGAGCACAACCAATTAAATGGTTTTCAATCCCAGAATGATCTGCAGGAACTGCTGGTGACAACAGTTTTATAATAAGAAGAATGGTGTTTTCCTACAAACAACAGAAACCAAAATAAGTCCAACTATAAATGAAATGCGAGCAGCATAAAGAGAATAGACTCCTGAACAGAAAGGAAGATAATGATGAATTCTCCACTACATTACCTGAATACTCCAACCACGAACTAGTGATGCCCCACAAAGAATCATAGCAGCGGATATCTTCTCATCATCCAAACCATTGACAGCAATCTCAtatactctctcaatctctgcTAAACTTCCATCAAATCCATGAGCTTAAATTCAGTTGCTTTACCACTAGGTAAATTTACAAAAAAGAGCATCTGATATACCTGGCTTCAGGAAAAAGAAACTTGTAACTGAAGACCAGGTTATACTCAGAAAAATAAGGGAATGCTATATTAATGAGGCAACTATTCCTTTTTTCCccttgaaaataaaatacagatATCACCAATAATATGCATATAAATCCACAAGTAGATATAGGGGTATGCTCCACCATGTATATTTTTAACTATATTGTGGGTGAAAAGAAATAGAGAGGGGAAAAGGCAAAAGGATGCAATAATAGGAGAagaataatgatttatttgaagATAAGAAGCCGTACTAATTGCACACAGCATGTCCTGAACCACTGATCAACTAACACAGTATTAAGCCAAACCATTGTCATGAAAGCAATTAATGACAGTACATTCACTATTTCACTCAACACCATAATGGCCCCAAAAGTGGATAATAAgaagttatattatattctgCCTATTCTATATCTAAAAAACACATCTTGATTCATCAGAGAACCATAAGATAGACTACATGGAGATATCCTTCACCAACCAATTCACATTTTCCAATCATTCAGCCCATAATCTTCTATTTCTGGACCTTTCACAATAACTAAATGCTAGGAAAAATCAGCAGGAGTACTGGCTAACATAATTAGATCGAATCAGTCAGtgtcataatattttattcttaaagcTCTTTTGTGTGAGTAGAgcatgaataaataaaaatggaataataaatgaaataaaataaataaatcgaTAGAAAATCAGTGAATCTGAAAGGAAACAGATAGAAACGATATCTTCCGCTACagaaaaattaacagataaagGTGACAAGAGATACAGCTGGCAGCATACCTAGAAGCTGGAGTAGCAATCAAAGCATTAATCAATGATGGAGTTAGCGGGGAACCCTTCATCAATGAAGACCACCCTGGTGTTTGGGTGGTAACATTACGGGGTATTTGGTTACTGCATCCCTTCACATTAGCTGACCACATATACGCTGAAGTATCCAGCAGATTCCTAGCAATACAAGACTCAACAATTAGATGTCGCATGTTTCCAGCTGcaaagaaaaaagcaaaagatTA
This sequence is a window from Mangifera indica cultivar Alphonso chromosome 5, CATAS_Mindica_2.1, whole genome shotgun sequence. Protein-coding genes within it:
- the LOC123216787 gene encoding protein PALE CRESS, chloroplastic isoform X1, with the translated sequence MEVKIFPLTCAPLLLSSSSFPTNVRISHFRTKRSPAIVLRRSANKEETVLEGMPKEYYDDVCVSLVSVSLVFIIIIMVWQHDDAGEREWQARQREKTKELQRRRQEEDEEEERKIQEYREIGLRLKGYPEEDVRKARKLVSSFIRAEEEVEEKIEEACEKGELTELVLLVIWNRLDLARRDEEKDAIRSLDLLYRRVETEILKREATPAMRLLNDLLNMHDGFDDEGWRKKCRKLMVDTFPREDPFTILVPEGFDIDKHHGPLPPPPPEGDDPLLRVDFIREVDALLKEVKLEQSEVQNSQGLDPESVAIRLKQQEKQRTIQQVEALLDLALHLKW
- the LOC123216787 gene encoding protein PALE CRESS, chloroplastic isoform X2, with protein sequence MEVKIFPLTCAPLLLSSSSFPTNVRISHFRTKRSPAIVLRRSANKEETVLEGMPKEYYDDEWQARQREKTKELQRRRQEEDEEEERKIQEYREIGLRLKGYPEEDVRKARKLVSSFIRAEEEVEEKIEEACEKGELTELVLLVIWNRLDLARRDEEKDAIRSLDLLYRRVETEILKREATPAMRLLNDLLNMHDGFDDEGWRKKCRKLMVDTFPREDPFTILVPEGFDIDKHHGPLPPPPPEGDDPLLRVDFIREVDALLKEVKLEQSEVQNSQGLDPESVAIRLKQQEKQRTIQQVEALLDLALHLKW
- the LOC123216785 gene encoding mediator of RNA polymerase II transcription subunit 33B, translating into MVVSVNPNENSLWNTVLEMTKAAQEKNSDPLFWAVQLASTLNSAGVSLPSTHLAHLLVSHICWDNHVPIAWKFLDKALTVRVVPPFLVLAILSSRVIPNRHLHPAAYRLYMELIKQHAFSFLSLVNGPNYSKIMKSIDEVLHLSQIFGLKVCESGTLVAYVFSVVLQLLDASLDDERLLELSPENNFRWSTKPQDMEIDGLGSFNEKRTEHHERLCKANTVMAIELIGEFLRNKVTSKILCLACQNIRSLWGSFVQRLKLLIMKSTALRNSKHVTPEALLQLISDTQRVLFSECKTTSKEVHAIMASSSLISSAGQSNGTTQSSLWLPIDLFLEDAINGSQVAAYSSIEILTGLVKALQAVNGTSWLDTFLGLWIAALRLVQRERDPSEGPVPRLDSCLSMLLSITTLAVAEIIEEDESELIGETEESPNNHGQEKHAPGQRRKDLVASLQLLGDYESLLTPPQSVCSIANQAAVKAIMFVSGLTVGNGYYESVSMNDLAINYSGNMRHLIVESCIARNLLDTSAYMWSANVKGCSNQIPRNVTTQTPGWSSLMKGSPLTPSLINALIATPASSLAEIERVYEIAVNGLDDEKISAAMILCGASLVRGWSIQENTILLIIKLLSPAVPADHSGIENHLIGCAPFLYVLLVGISSVDCVQILALHGLVPLLAGALMPICEVFGSTVPSVSWTLPTGEELSSHVVFSNAFTLLLRLWRFDHPSVEQAIGDMGASVRSQLSPEYLLLVRNSMLASFGKSPKDQFKAKRFSKILTMSLGPIFLDSFPKLKFWYQQHQECIASTLSGLEHGTPVHQLVDALLNMMLRKINRSGTPLTPTTSAGTNSSGSGVEEVLVRLRLPAWDILEATPFVLDAALTACAHGRLSPRELATGLKELADFLPATLATIVSYFSAEVTRGIWKPAFMNGTDWPSPAANLSSVEQQIKKILAATGVDVPSLASGGSSPATLPLPLAALVSLTITYKASERFLVLVAPALSSLAISCPWPCMPIIASLWAQKAKRWSDFLVFSASRTVFHHSSDAVVQLLRSCFTSTLGLNSSNVCSNGGVGALLGHGFGSHYSGGISPVAPGIFYLRVHQSIRDVLFMKDEIVSLLMLSVRDIASGGLPREKLKKTKNGLRYGQVSLSAAMMRVKIAASLGASLVWMSGGSSLVQSLITETLPSWFISVHGLEQQGGECGGMVAMLGGYALAYFAVFSGSFAWGVEAESQHSKRRSMVIRAHLGFLASALDGKISLGCDGATWRAYVSGFVNLMIGCTPTWMQEVNVDVLKRLSHGLRQWKEEELALALLGIGGVGAMGAAAELIVGRGI